In Streptomyces sp. NBC_00091, the following proteins share a genomic window:
- a CDS encoding HAD domain-containing protein, which produces MTLPYLLLDIDGVLIPFPAADGSTPPTHVRHTVLPTGRHPDDPVPIWLDPSHGPLLTSLLTGGLVTPVWCTSWRKDATTIIGPLLGLPDFPYLDLPRPQITTSHPDGYLWKRDHVDPWLGRAPVVWIDDDFTVLDHAWAAERTARGCATLLVQPDPYIGLQPSHLADVRDWAGLLDAAGGTTEAA; this is translated from the coding sequence ATGACCCTGCCCTACCTGCTCTTGGACATCGACGGCGTCCTCATCCCGTTCCCGGCGGCAGATGGCAGCACCCCACCCACCCACGTCCGCCACACCGTCCTGCCCACTGGCCGGCACCCCGACGATCCCGTCCCCATCTGGCTCGACCCCAGCCACGGCCCGCTGCTCACTAGCCTCCTGACTGGCGGCCTCGTCACCCCAGTTTGGTGCACGAGCTGGCGCAAGGACGCCACCACGATCATCGGGCCGCTCCTGGGGCTGCCGGACTTCCCCTACCTCGACCTCCCCCGCCCACAGATCACCACCAGCCATCCCGACGGCTACCTGTGGAAGCGCGACCACGTCGACCCCTGGCTCGGCAGAGCACCCGTCGTCTGGATCGACGACGACTTCACCGTGCTCGACCACGCCTGGGCTGCCGAACGCACCGCCCGCGGCTGCGCCACCCTCCTCGTCCAGCCGGACCCTTACATCGGTCTCCAGCCGAGCCACCTCGCCGATGTGCGGGACTGGGCGGGCCTCCTGGACGCAGCGGGTGGAACGACGGAAGCCGCATAG
- a CDS encoding NUDIX domain-containing protein, with protein MITTEESEIILQLRDEKPNICWPGYWSLLGGQIEPGETAMEAVLREIHEEAGIAPAAIVEVAVTPHDPAKTPPHVFLGTWGGSEGDLILGEGQALKLFPLDALPDRMPPHIRDYITQLGDASAIQHGAGDEG; from the coding sequence ATGATCACGACTGAGGAGTCAGAGATCATTCTGCAACTGCGAGACGAGAAGCCGAATATCTGTTGGCCGGGGTACTGGTCGCTCCTCGGGGGCCAGATCGAGCCTGGGGAAACAGCGATGGAGGCGGTCCTTCGTGAAATCCACGAGGAAGCAGGGATCGCCCCGGCCGCAATCGTGGAGGTCGCGGTAACCCCTCACGATCCGGCGAAGACTCCACCTCACGTCTTCCTCGGAACCTGGGGAGGAAGCGAGGGCGACCTGATTCTCGGCGAAGGCCAAGCCCTGAAGCTCTTCCCACTGGATGCGCTCCCCGACAGGATGCCGCCCCACATCCGGGATTACATCACGCAGCTTGGGGACGCGTCAGCCATCCAGCACGGTGCAGGTGATGAGGGGTGA
- a CDS encoding tetratricopeptide repeat protein: MPAPNTPNSRLRDTINAAGCTYEALAKDVRRIAAENGELLQTNKSAISHWANGTRAPSGRTGPYLAEALSRRLGRVVTQTEIGLHSPDAEPLPDTDPVTTVTDLGRADVERRRFLAIAAFTTAGVAMPLLHDHEATSRMLRARTARTLVGSDDIDVVRQITAAFSAADERLGGGHGLTTVTAYLADTAAPMLRGRFPSEPLRQAAFGAVAELAYLAGWKHHDLGHEGAAQRYYQVGYQLACEADPHGHAAWMMRALAHQALSLKQPHHCVDLVEGALTRGLGHVDGQTEALLHITHARAYAATGENPSAARALLAAEDALLRDDGPQPSFSRVSGPAAGTVASHTARTLTDLADHIGTEQQHRDALTRWDPQKYKRVHALTHADLGDSLAAQARADEAVAAWTQALVLMEGMTSDRTRKAISSIRSTLAVYQRRRVPGAADLARRAREALA; this comes from the coding sequence GTGCCAGCGCCGAACACCCCCAACTCCCGCCTGCGCGACACGATCAACGCCGCCGGGTGCACGTACGAGGCACTCGCCAAGGACGTGCGCCGCATCGCCGCCGAGAACGGCGAGCTGCTCCAGACCAACAAGTCGGCGATCTCCCACTGGGCGAACGGCACCCGCGCGCCGTCTGGCCGGACAGGCCCGTACCTCGCTGAAGCCCTCTCCCGTCGGCTGGGTCGCGTCGTCACCCAGACCGAGATCGGCCTCCACTCACCCGACGCGGAGCCGCTACCGGACACCGACCCCGTCACCACGGTCACGGACCTCGGCCGGGCGGACGTCGAACGCCGCCGCTTCCTCGCCATCGCAGCCTTCACCACGGCCGGCGTGGCCATGCCGCTCCTGCACGACCACGAAGCCACCTCCCGCATGCTCCGCGCCCGCACCGCCCGCACCCTCGTCGGCAGCGACGACATCGACGTCGTACGGCAGATCACCGCGGCCTTCAGCGCTGCCGACGAACGCCTCGGAGGCGGCCACGGTCTGACGACCGTCACCGCCTACCTCGCCGACACCGCAGCCCCCATGCTGCGCGGACGGTTCCCCTCAGAACCCTTACGCCAGGCCGCTTTCGGTGCCGTCGCCGAACTCGCCTACCTCGCAGGCTGGAAACACCACGACCTCGGCCACGAAGGCGCCGCCCAGCGCTACTACCAGGTCGGCTATCAGCTCGCCTGCGAAGCCGACCCCCACGGCCATGCCGCCTGGATGATGCGCGCCCTCGCCCACCAGGCCCTCAGCCTCAAGCAACCCCACCACTGCGTCGACCTCGTCGAAGGCGCCCTCACCCGCGGCCTCGGCCACGTAGACGGCCAGACCGAAGCCCTCCTCCACATCACCCACGCCCGCGCCTACGCCGCCACCGGCGAGAACCCCTCGGCCGCCCGTGCCCTCCTCGCCGCCGAAGACGCTCTCCTCCGGGACGACGGCCCACAGCCCAGCTTCTCCCGCGTCAGCGGCCCAGCCGCCGGCACCGTGGCCAGCCACACCGCCCGCACCCTTACCGACCTCGCCGACCACATCGGCACCGAGCAACAACACCGCGACGCCCTCACCCGCTGGGACCCGCAGAAGTACAAGCGCGTCCACGCCCTCACCCACGCCGACCTCGGCGACAGCCTCGCCGCCCAGGCCCGAGCCGACGAAGCGGTCGCCGCCTGGACCCAGGCCCTCGTCCTCATGGAGGGCATGACATCCGACCGCACCCGCAAGGCGATCTCCTCCATCCGCTCCACCCTCGCGGTCTACCAGCGCCGCCGTGTCCCCGGCGCCGCTGATCTCGCCCGCCGCGCCCGCGAGGCCCTCGCCTAA
- a CDS encoding CHAT domain-containing protein — protein MSDSEALNRAEVEALATCFPNSHEAGSLLLAAGYPPAALPASADTARSYWERVAAAIGAGVMQDGRRRIIAQAFNSYPYNPAFQYAHAPMDPYSSTITMSPSANHAPSSSTRDTAKPGALRVLLLGASPDDEDRVRWDAELKAMSRAADRGSFVLDVCAAATARDLKRIRTFRPDLLHLACHGEGEFLVFETIDGEAHKISASDIVATLRLAQEQTGVRLRSVLLRSCGSSKVADAFTEVAETVIAHQGALNDRCAAEFTTHFYEELASVHDPEPSDFVTAARLAAQDTVNQDQYCRSVLNGLVIRPAVP, from the coding sequence GTGAGCGATAGCGAGGCCCTGAACCGAGCTGAGGTCGAGGCGCTGGCTACGTGCTTTCCCAACAGCCATGAGGCCGGCTCCTTGCTGCTCGCCGCTGGATATCCGCCCGCAGCCCTCCCTGCCTCCGCCGACACCGCTCGCTCTTACTGGGAGCGGGTCGCGGCAGCCATCGGCGCGGGCGTGATGCAGGATGGCCGACGTCGCATCATCGCGCAAGCGTTCAATAGCTACCCGTACAACCCGGCTTTTCAGTACGCCCATGCTCCCATGGACCCTTACTCCTCCACCATAACGATGAGCCCCTCGGCCAACCATGCGCCCTCCTCATCTACGCGGGACACAGCGAAACCGGGCGCCCTCCGGGTTCTTCTGCTGGGCGCCAGCCCCGACGACGAGGACCGGGTCCGCTGGGATGCCGAACTGAAGGCCATGTCGAGGGCCGCCGATCGCGGCTCCTTTGTGCTGGACGTCTGCGCGGCCGCAACCGCTCGGGACCTCAAGCGAATCAGGACGTTCCGCCCCGATCTCCTACACCTCGCCTGTCACGGCGAAGGGGAGTTTCTGGTCTTCGAAACCATTGACGGTGAAGCACACAAGATTTCTGCCTCCGACATCGTCGCCACCCTGCGGCTGGCACAGGAACAGACGGGTGTGCGGTTGCGGAGTGTTCTCTTGAGGTCGTGTGGTAGTTCGAAGGTCGCCGACGCTTTTACCGAGGTCGCAGAGACCGTCATCGCGCACCAAGGGGCGCTGAACGACCGGTGCGCTGCAGAGTTCACCACTCACTTCTACGAAGAGCTCGCAAGTGTCCATGATCCTGAACCCTCAGACTTCGTGACTGCGGCGCGTTTGGCCGCGCAGGACACCGTCAACCAGGATCAGTACTGTCGATCCGTGCTCAATGGGCTTGTCATCCGTCCGGCCGTGCCCTGA
- a CDS encoding phosphotransferase produces MDQSLTATLLDDLCTLVGKPLPERAEIRVWGMSGVERVTFPDGTTAVFKYAKEPFDREAQALRIAHQRGLPVPALHATAVQDKWLGMLMDDLGAPVRDADDLDGVAAAMMLHAARPAGGLPLLDGAGLAALPGRALDHLQRLRKADRWTDCDDIETALGKISAAAEARVQGATLDPFGWVHSEFHPTSIHIGENSWHLLDLARAFTGPGLIDLASYHGTTDTPSPVRLRVFLEQYVTAGGHEDALAARGGLAAEAWALGWHRMWVVEWFMEQAIRWINDPAKDRAYIPVVRRHLNDVVQLLEV; encoded by the coding sequence ATGGACCAGAGCCTCACCGCCACCCTGCTGGACGACCTGTGCACTCTCGTCGGCAAGCCCCTCCCCGAACGCGCCGAGATCCGCGTCTGGGGCATGTCCGGAGTCGAACGCGTCACTTTCCCCGACGGCACAACGGCCGTCTTCAAGTACGCCAAGGAGCCCTTCGACCGCGAGGCCCAGGCCCTGCGGATCGCCCACCAGCGCGGGCTCCCGGTCCCCGCACTCCACGCCACCGCCGTGCAGGACAAGTGGCTCGGCATGCTCATGGACGACCTCGGCGCCCCCGTACGGGACGCCGACGACCTCGACGGCGTCGCCGCCGCCATGATGCTCCACGCCGCCCGCCCGGCCGGCGGCCTGCCCCTCCTCGACGGCGCGGGCCTCGCGGCCCTGCCCGGCCGAGCCCTCGATCACCTCCAGCGGCTGCGGAAGGCCGACCGGTGGACGGACTGCGACGACATCGAGACCGCTCTGGGGAAGATCTCCGCTGCGGCCGAGGCCCGCGTCCAGGGGGCGACGCTCGACCCGTTCGGCTGGGTGCACTCCGAGTTCCACCCCACGAGCATCCACATCGGGGAGAACAGCTGGCACCTCCTCGACCTCGCCCGCGCCTTCACCGGCCCCGGCCTGATCGACCTCGCCTCCTACCACGGCACCACCGACACGCCGAGCCCCGTCCGGCTGCGCGTGTTCCTGGAGCAGTACGTCACCGCAGGCGGCCACGAAGACGCCCTCGCCGCCCGGGGCGGCCTGGCTGCCGAGGCATGGGCCCTGGGCTGGCACCGCATGTGGGTGGTGGAGTGGTTCATGGAGCAGGCCATCCGCTGGATCAACGACCCGGCCAAGGACCGCGCATACATCCCCGTCGTCCGCCGCCACCTGAACGACGTGGTCCAACTCCTGGAGGTCTAG
- a CDS encoding NUDIX domain-containing protein — MAQQTDDRSQALKPALDSMTLLVAAVIVHDKATNRVVLLQRSENAKFAQGLWDLPVGKSEPGEPITATAVRELYEETGLTVKPESLKVAHIIHGAWGVEAPSGFLTVVFAAHEWTGEPENREPRKHSQVRWVDVNAIPDAFVDTTASALHQYLTGDSEVSLTGWL, encoded by the coding sequence GTGGCTCAGCAGACCGACGACCGCTCCCAAGCCCTCAAGCCGGCGCTCGACTCGATGACCCTGCTGGTCGCGGCCGTCATCGTCCATGACAAGGCCACCAACCGAGTCGTCCTCCTCCAGCGCAGCGAGAACGCCAAGTTCGCCCAAGGCCTGTGGGACCTCCCCGTCGGCAAGAGCGAACCCGGCGAACCCATCACCGCAACCGCGGTCCGCGAGCTCTACGAGGAGACGGGCCTCACCGTGAAGCCCGAGTCGCTCAAAGTCGCCCACATCATCCACGGTGCCTGGGGCGTCGAGGCCCCCAGCGGCTTCCTGACAGTCGTCTTTGCCGCCCATGAATGGACCGGCGAACCCGAAAACCGCGAACCCCGCAAGCACTCCCAAGTCCGCTGGGTCGACGTCAACGCGATCCCCGACGCCTTCGTCGACACCACCGCCAGCGCCCTCCACCAGTACCTGACTGGGGACTCCGAAGTGTCCTTGACTGGCTGGCTCTAG
- the mobC gene encoding plasmid mobilization relaxosome protein MobC, which produces MSEEELVEISAGAQVSGMTTAGFLAHCALAASSDLNRTAAEVAGEREIVVEIFAARRQLGYIGNNLNQVAKALNSGADGVGAHSVLEAVHRTAKRLDDAVTRLIDHRNARSDRSAS; this is translated from the coding sequence GTGAGCGAAGAGGAGCTCGTCGAGATCAGCGCGGGTGCCCAGGTCTCCGGCATGACGACTGCTGGCTTCCTCGCGCACTGCGCGCTCGCCGCGTCGAGTGACCTGAACCGCACAGCCGCTGAGGTTGCCGGTGAACGAGAGATCGTTGTCGAGATCTTCGCCGCGCGACGCCAGCTCGGGTACATCGGCAACAACCTGAACCAGGTTGCCAAGGCACTGAACTCGGGGGCTGATGGTGTTGGCGCCCATTCCGTGCTGGAAGCCGTCCATCGCACGGCGAAGAGGCTGGACGATGCGGTGACGCGGCTTATTGATCATCGGAACGCCCGGTCGGATCGATCCGCTTCGTAG
- a CDS encoding DUF2637 domain-containing protein: MATLAPPTHIPLPSRATAWDHAAILTLGAAGCALSYDALQQMAVAIHVRGFLTYLFPLLIDGFIAYGVRALIILRGTSFRARLYVWTLFGTATAASTWANALHAVRLNQQTASSTLRLSDLTVGILSTLAPLALAGAVHLRILITRETGSVAEVATVASAVVDEEPKPQAQGGRPADAPLDRIVEIGRAAAVQQGRLSRAVVRQAVKDEDLKLGGERLTEAMNILRPEFETEANLS; the protein is encoded by the coding sequence ATGGCCACCCTCGCGCCACCCACCCACATACCTCTGCCCAGCCGCGCCACAGCCTGGGACCACGCCGCGATCCTCACCCTCGGCGCCGCCGGATGCGCGCTCTCGTACGACGCCCTGCAGCAGATGGCCGTGGCCATCCACGTCCGCGGATTCCTGACGTACCTCTTCCCGCTGCTCATCGACGGGTTCATCGCCTACGGCGTGCGCGCCCTCATCATCCTGCGCGGCACGTCCTTCCGCGCCCGCCTGTACGTGTGGACCCTCTTCGGCACCGCCACCGCCGCCAGCACCTGGGCCAACGCCCTGCACGCGGTACGCCTCAACCAACAGACGGCCTCCAGCACTCTGCGGCTGAGCGACCTCACGGTCGGCATCCTCTCCACCCTTGCCCCGCTTGCTCTCGCTGGGGCGGTCCACCTCCGCATCCTCATCACCCGCGAGACCGGTTCTGTAGCGGAGGTCGCGACCGTGGCCTCCGCAGTGGTGGACGAGGAACCGAAGCCCCAAGCGCAGGGTGGTCGGCCGGCGGACGCACCCCTCGACAGGATCGTCGAAATCGGACGTGCAGCTGCCGTTCAGCAAGGACGCCTCAGCCGGGCAGTGGTCCGGCAGGCCGTAAAGGACGAGGACCTCAAGCTCGGCGGTGAACGGCTGACCGAGGCGATGAACATCCTGCGACCCGAGTTCGAGACCGAGGCGAACCTCAGCTGA
- a CDS encoding DEAD/DEAH box helicase: MSAPEPDSLPQPGSHAELAGTTRKLEEGDRKLFVAELGSAFNTMDEQRGLLRAAKFPETRIPQQSGDPRAFWDQVLHKIELGVGATWEALLAASLDGYPGNGTFGDLATRYGFPVPATTAAVGESAVAVDAVSSAQNPETVQIAVQAPSLPCIPALSEIPTPPAMKAAPAADITGYTGLLANADRPDHGSLIALWKGRIGSWDSLNDFQRNVLIACRSALAQRGVALVYAVTNSGKTTLARIAMTMALNAESSAIMLLPTKALVTQEVAEWKDWHSADGLKNIKVYGSSRDYPENDRPVSRGRYDVAVAIYEKLGVYLVSGRSPLSRSGLVVVDELQTLVEDSERAAKLEALLTLIKMLPRHEQPAILGLSAALDPAATEPLRQWLGAGERVVVSNERPVPLDTYVVDQTSRKVQKNAHLLSMPGAPPLEAPEQSRHGLMKLRRQYERAIRGPIKGLPTGELAVALVADILEKDPNRRIICFVPSRTAASELATAIQRVLKADLGRTEKGTPWEAGRFAGDGSRARDHEYALNERVTHSDLPERDEIIRGLKEGVAPHSSRFAPMLRRLLEEEFRSEDGLLRVLVATDTLAVGINLPADTVIATSISGWSGTPRRRRVLTAADLDNKGGRAGRRGQTAYERGEFYILVPEERELQEIDGLTNQEMKELSSIDGVFRAFVTSQSRSGVVRSKFRDPVTISGLVLQVLCQDGFARTPEMWEARVREILDGLLITQEEGTDLPSPGRVQEELAKRQCIGTRSARTDGRNGKLALTGMGLALGRSGMELDAARDLERLARLACDGAGTIDLLWNACRSKSIESVTEWVTLPPVPARHLPSLKDAVITMALAYCADTDTQRRDCAQFVDSGKHHPPERLVAARNKVISPELRHLLYASQPEEISRGDVNALLRSVVAYEWMFGIPFGQLRARFNTAIRSDEKPEKGHDPSLKLHYSDVEQLCEQLAGVIRAAADISHKDGIDHSGKMRLLALEVEAGLPSWLAAVSKMRLPSLHRQRLAQLWDAPRPGRLAEVLDHPALRDNPGITNADRQRARDAIEAREVAEEKLRNVIARQWADQDIPDSGGRTFDDLADELNDAKSSVAYLDLFGEVVTRLGVDASEAETQRNYAVSRWSTEDRTVTVKVPHERLTAEMVEEATGDPSLIVVRGTEVGVDEALKLSTRARFVQPEHVLSLLATLVQNRGDEVTGHDVVGGLGAIKVSSLGADGWYLINPDTVSAPPPFEGPIPAAAVSGPLPDALSDDVLA, translated from the coding sequence ATGTCTGCGCCTGAGCCGGACAGTCTCCCGCAACCGGGATCGCATGCCGAACTGGCTGGCACCACTCGCAAGCTCGAGGAAGGAGACCGGAAGCTCTTCGTCGCTGAACTTGGCAGCGCGTTCAACACAATGGACGAGCAGCGAGGGCTGCTCCGCGCCGCCAAGTTCCCAGAAACCCGCATTCCACAGCAGTCCGGAGACCCCAGAGCCTTCTGGGACCAAGTTCTGCACAAGATTGAACTCGGTGTGGGGGCCACTTGGGAGGCGTTGCTTGCTGCCAGCTTGGACGGGTACCCCGGAAACGGAACCTTTGGCGACTTGGCTACGCGCTACGGCTTTCCGGTTCCGGCCACGACCGCCGCCGTCGGGGAGAGTGCCGTGGCGGTCGACGCCGTCTCTTCGGCCCAAAATCCCGAGACCGTACAGATTGCCGTACAGGCGCCCTCGCTTCCATGCATCCCCGCTCTTTCTGAAATCCCCACACCCCCCGCTATGAAGGCGGCACCTGCGGCGGACATCACTGGTTACACAGGGTTGCTGGCCAACGCCGATCGACCTGACCACGGTTCTCTGATCGCCTTGTGGAAGGGGCGTATCGGCTCCTGGGATTCGCTGAACGACTTCCAGCGGAATGTCCTGATCGCCTGCCGAAGCGCTCTTGCTCAGCGGGGAGTCGCCCTTGTTTATGCCGTCACCAACAGTGGCAAGACCACACTTGCCCGCATCGCCATGACCATGGCTCTCAACGCCGAGAGCTCCGCCATCATGCTCCTGCCTACCAAAGCACTTGTGACCCAGGAGGTCGCAGAGTGGAAGGACTGGCATAGTGCCGACGGGCTGAAGAACATTAAGGTCTACGGCTCTTCCCGAGACTATCCGGAGAACGACCGTCCGGTGTCCAGGGGCCGCTACGACGTGGCTGTGGCAATCTACGAGAAATTGGGCGTGTACCTCGTCAGTGGCCGCAGCCCGCTCAGCCGGAGCGGCTTGGTCGTGGTGGACGAATTGCAGACCCTTGTCGAGGACAGCGAACGGGCAGCCAAGCTGGAGGCCCTTCTGACGCTGATCAAGATGCTGCCTAGGCATGAGCAGCCAGCCATCCTGGGCCTGTCCGCGGCTCTCGATCCTGCTGCCACGGAGCCATTGCGCCAGTGGCTCGGCGCCGGCGAACGTGTTGTCGTCAGCAACGAACGGCCAGTTCCTCTCGACACGTATGTAGTCGACCAGACGTCGAGGAAGGTGCAGAAGAACGCCCATCTGCTCAGCATGCCGGGCGCCCCTCCGCTGGAGGCACCCGAGCAGTCCCGGCACGGCTTGATGAAGTTGCGACGCCAGTACGAGCGGGCGATCAGGGGCCCAATCAAAGGGCTACCCACGGGTGAGCTCGCCGTCGCGCTTGTTGCGGACATCCTGGAGAAGGACCCGAACCGACGCATCATCTGCTTCGTTCCATCCCGGACCGCAGCCAGTGAGCTGGCGACAGCCATCCAGCGTGTTCTCAAGGCGGACCTTGGCCGGACCGAGAAGGGAACGCCTTGGGAAGCGGGCCGTTTCGCTGGGGATGGATCGCGTGCTCGCGATCACGAATACGCCCTGAATGAAAGAGTAACGCACTCGGATCTGCCGGAGCGCGACGAGATCATCAGAGGTCTGAAGGAAGGCGTCGCGCCGCACTCCTCCAGGTTCGCGCCAATGCTGCGGCGACTGCTGGAGGAGGAGTTCCGTTCCGAGGACGGCTTGCTGCGAGTGCTCGTCGCGACGGACACACTTGCTGTGGGCATCAATCTCCCTGCTGACACAGTCATCGCGACGAGTATCTCCGGTTGGTCAGGTACACCTCGCAGGCGGCGTGTCCTAACGGCAGCGGATCTGGATAACAAGGGAGGCCGGGCCGGACGTCGCGGACAGACCGCATACGAACGCGGCGAATTCTACATCCTTGTACCCGAAGAACGTGAGCTTCAGGAGATCGACGGCCTGACGAACCAAGAAATGAAGGAACTGTCGAGTATCGATGGTGTCTTCCGTGCGTTCGTCACCAGCCAGTCGCGGTCGGGCGTGGTCAGGTCCAAGTTCCGGGATCCGGTGACGATCAGTGGGCTGGTGCTCCAGGTTCTTTGTCAGGACGGATTCGCCCGGACTCCGGAAATGTGGGAAGCCAGAGTCCGTGAGATCCTCGACGGCCTGTTGATTACCCAAGAAGAGGGAACCGATCTCCCGAGCCCCGGGCGTGTGCAAGAGGAATTGGCCAAGCGACAGTGCATCGGCACGCGCTCGGCCCGCACTGACGGGCGCAACGGCAAACTGGCTCTGACCGGTATGGGTCTGGCGCTGGGCCGATCGGGGATGGAACTCGATGCGGCCAGGGATCTGGAGCGGCTCGCCAGATTGGCATGCGACGGTGCGGGGACGATCGACTTGTTGTGGAACGCGTGCCGAAGCAAGTCGATCGAGTCGGTGACGGAGTGGGTGACGCTTCCGCCAGTACCGGCCCGTCATCTGCCTTCCCTCAAGGATGCGGTTATCACCATGGCCCTCGCCTACTGTGCCGATACAGATACTCAGCGGCGGGATTGCGCGCAGTTCGTGGACAGCGGCAAGCACCACCCTCCCGAGCGTCTGGTGGCCGCCCGCAACAAGGTCATCTCGCCGGAGCTGAGGCACCTGTTGTACGCGTCGCAGCCGGAAGAAATTTCACGAGGGGATGTGAATGCCCTGCTGCGCTCGGTCGTCGCCTATGAGTGGATGTTTGGCATCCCTTTCGGTCAGTTGCGAGCCCGTTTCAACACGGCGATCAGGTCTGACGAGAAGCCCGAGAAGGGGCACGACCCGTCACTGAAACTGCACTACTCAGACGTTGAGCAGTTGTGCGAGCAGCTTGCTGGCGTTATCCGGGCGGCCGCCGACATCAGTCATAAAGATGGCATCGACCACTCTGGCAAGATGCGGTTGCTCGCGCTGGAGGTCGAGGCCGGGCTGCCATCCTGGCTCGCAGCGGTGTCCAAGATGCGCCTTCCCTCTCTTCATCGCCAACGCCTGGCCCAGCTCTGGGACGCACCCAGGCCGGGCCGGCTAGCAGAAGTCCTTGACCACCCAGCGCTGCGCGACAACCCTGGCATCACCAACGCGGATCGCCAGCGGGCCCGGGATGCCATTGAGGCGCGTGAGGTTGCGGAGGAGAAACTCCGCAACGTTATTGCTCGGCAGTGGGCTGACCAAGACATTCCGGACAGCGGCGGGAGGACGTTCGACGACCTTGCGGATGAACTGAACGACGCCAAGTCGTCCGTGGCCTACTTGGACCTGTTTGGTGAGGTGGTCACCCGCCTGGGTGTCGATGCGTCCGAAGCCGAGACGCAACGGAACTATGCGGTGTCGCGATGGTCTACGGAGGACCGAACGGTGACCGTCAAGGTGCCGCACGAGCGCCTCACTGCGGAAATGGTTGAGGAAGCAACGGGCGACCCATCGCTGATTGTCGTCCGGGGGACTGAGGTAGGGGTGGATGAGGCGCTGAAGCTCTCCACGCGGGCCCGCTTTGTGCAGCCGGAGCATGTGCTGTCTCTGCTGGCCACTCTGGTTCAGAACCGGGGTGACGAAGTTACGGGGCATGATGTGGTCGGAGGCCTGGGAGCGATCAAGGTTTCATCACTTGGCGCCGACGGCTGGTACCTCATCAACCCCGACACCGTCAGCGCGCCACCGCCATTCGAGGGGCCGATACCCGCGGCGGCTGTTTCGGGCCCTCTCCCTGATGCGCTGAGCGACGATGTACTTGCCTGA
- a CDS encoding bifunctional 2-polyprenyl-6-hydroxyphenol methylase/3-demethylubiquinol 3-O-methyltransferase UbiG — protein MLAQVSPWYAHAAQRITASPAHALTAPARMEWSTHAGLGPGAEILGRDLRGKRLLELGCGPGHNVAHLAKHHQARVTGVDLVGLQIRRARSHYGHVDGATFAAGHALHHLQATGQTFDAIYSVFGAVGLVAPELLLAAISHRLKPAGVLAFSVPHPARAGRHPSTDDRPREDYVTMPDHTRLPIARWEFDARRWGAHLVRNGLRITSALGLRHPRRDPWPTTLLIIARKR, from the coding sequence GTGCTCGCCCAGGTCTCCCCCTGGTACGCCCATGCAGCCCAGCGCATAACCGCTTCCCCCGCCCATGCGCTCACCGCACCGGCCCGGATGGAGTGGAGCACCCACGCGGGCCTCGGTCCCGGAGCTGAGATTCTGGGACGGGACCTGCGCGGCAAGCGCCTCCTGGAGCTGGGATGCGGCCCCGGCCACAACGTGGCCCACCTCGCCAAGCACCACCAGGCCCGCGTCACCGGTGTCGACCTGGTCGGCCTCCAGATACGCCGCGCCCGCTCCCACTACGGACACGTCGACGGCGCCACCTTCGCCGCCGGCCACGCACTGCACCACCTCCAGGCCACCGGCCAGACCTTCGACGCGATCTACTCCGTCTTCGGCGCCGTCGGCCTCGTCGCCCCCGAGCTCCTGCTCGCCGCGATCTCCCACCGCCTCAAGCCGGCTGGAGTCCTGGCTTTCTCCGTCCCGCACCCGGCACGGGCCGGAAGACATCCATCTACGGACGACCGTCCGCGCGAGGACTACGTCACCATGCCCGACCACACCCGGCTACCCATCGCCCGATGGGAGTTCGATGCCCGGCGCTGGGGCGCACACCTCGTGCGTAACGGCCTGCGCATCACCTCGGCGTTGGGTCTGCGTCACCCTCGCCGCGACCCGTGGCCGACCACCCTCCTGATCATCGCCCGCAAACGCTGA